TCTTCTTCGCAgggtcgatgatgaagactGAGCGGATGGTCAGGGCCATGCCCTTGGAGTCGACATTGGTGGTGTCCTGGTAGTCGACCATGTCATACAGGTAGGCCACCTTGCGCTCAGGGTCGGAGATGATGGGGAACTTGAGCTGCGAGCCAGTCACCTCATCGATATCCTTGATCCAGCGGTGGTGAGACTCGACGTGGTTGGCACTCAGACCGATCAGCTGGACACCGCGGGCAGTGAACTCGGGCTCCAACTTGGCGAAGGCACCGAGCTCGGTGGTGCAGATGGGGGTGAAGTCATCGgggtgggagaagagaatggtcCACTTGTCTCCAATGAAGTTGTGGAAGTTGATGGGACCGTTAGAGGTCTCGGCATCGAAGTTGGGGGCGGTAGAGCCCAGACGAAGGCTGTCGTGAGGGACCAGAGGTTAGCAAAGTGATGGAGAGAGGAGCCAACAAAAATCATCCAGCTCGAGCAGCATCGAGGACACTGGACACTCCAGCGTCACGGAGTGGGAGTATACATACGGAGCACGTTCGGCAGCCATTGTAAATCAGGGAAGGAGAATGAGAGGTCAATTTTTGAGATAAACAAAGAGAACAAAGAGTAATGGAGAAAATGATGAAAGACGCCTGGGCGAGCCAGCGGTTCAAATAGCCCTCACCCCGCCGGCTTCCCCGCGAGGACACGCAtgtttccccctccatcgtCCGTTCGATGATCGACTTACCTCATCCGGATGGGTCTATCACGCAATATCTCACCGCCTGGAGGCAGAACGGTGCGGATTGGCCAATCGGCTACCAGTTGGGAGCTGCTATCGTCTGCGGTGTTCCTGATGTCGCTTGGCTTGATCCCTTCTGGCGATTGACTACCCTTTCGTGACTGTTCGGGTACCTGAGGAATCGATCCCATTCCATTCTGTCCATGAGGTCAATCGGCTATCATCTCATAATTCAGCTGCCAGGGTTCGATCCTGTCAGCGCTGCTATCGAGTTGCTACGGGCAAAGGCCATCCTATGTAGAGACAAGAATTCCATCGACTCTGTCTCAGATCAGTGACTTGGCGACCCATCTCTTATGTGTTGGCAACCCTGATCTTGTGCCAGTGAAGTCCTAGTTGCTCAGTCGTGGCGGAATGGCGCAATATCTGTTTGGATCACCATCCTTCGGGAAGTCCCCACCTGCCCCTCGCGGCATCTGATGCACTGAACCGCTGCTTGCTTGCATACCGAAATCGAGTTATAGTTTAAAAAGGCATCGCGGGACACATCACTGTGTGCTAGACATCTACGGCCTGGCAGTTGACACCATGCAAGAGAGAGTAGGAGTTGTTGAAGTCACGGACTTCAAAGAAGTTCCAACATTGGCTTGCTTTTACACTAGAGATCTCCCACCCATAGGACTGGTAGAACAGGACCCGTCCCTGTGATCTGGTAACCCAGTTCCACTATGAAAGGCGAATCGCGGGAAAGATGATTGAAGAATAATTCTTCCATGTTGATCGGCTATCCAAGAGCAGATAAGAGATGATTGGAATTCAGCCGGGGGCGCGATTATCAATATCGAGCGTACGAGAGATGAAATGTATATCTGATGCTTGATAAGCTCGCTCGATTCGGATTGAAAAGCGGGTACCGGCACCTGGCCGGTTGTATCTCCAGTACTCAGGAAATATCTTGAATTAAAGTCCGTTCATGCCTTTCAAGTAGGTTCATCCTCTATTCCGTGGGAACATGGCTCTCAAGCCCGTGGTACATTTCGTGGGCTCAAATATTCATAATGTAGCTGAGGTTTGAAGCTTCCGGAATTCTTTGAAAATGGCTGCAAATTGATCTCATGGTTTCTCAGTGTCAGCGGCCTTTTGCCAAGGGCAATCGATCTCATTTACTCTCAAAGGTCAGCACACTATGAAGAAAGCTTGTCAAACACCATTTGTATGACTAAGATGATGGCACACACTTTGATCTACCTCATTCTAGGTGGACGCCTTCATGAACTCGATTGAGCCACCTTTTCTAGTTGGTGCGTACATATGCACAACACGCTTGGTACCTATTTAGTACACACAGTACGTAGATCAGATCAACTAGCATCGACACCCGCCTGCATCACCGGGCGGATTGAAAGGACAACGGGTCCAATCGATGTCAAAAACAAGCAATCTCTATATATTTCAATTGATTGTCGTTGTAGTGATTCTAGGAAAATGGGCGGGTTGGACTGCATCAGGTTCAACTTAGTCCTGTGGGGTTACATCAGATGAGCTCCATCAGGTAGCCCCCTGAATTGTCCACATAAATAGTCAAGCTCGTGTCACGTGGAGCGATCGATGGACCCACAAGCGCGTCTAGCATCAGCTCAACTGGTGATAGCTTCTTCCAACGGTCTCAATTGTCTGGTGTATTGCCTTCTTCCTTCTGTTAGTTGAATCATCAGAAGAAAATAGTCTGCTGCTTTGGGAACGCTGATTGTGCGGTTTGCATTTGACGGTATCGCAATCGTACGATTCTGCGCGTCCTGAAGATTGTTTACTTTCCAGTATCGCGCCAGCAGACGTCTCTTGCGTGCAGATCCCAGTCCACAATGTCAGACGATGACACTGGCAGTCCGTCAAAGCAAATCCAGAAAGACATGTCTGGCTCGTTTGTATCCAAAAAGGATACCCCTGTGGTAAGCGCAACATGTGGAAGTTGCTCGTCTCGCATCAACGCGCTCATGGAGCGATCGTGAAATAATCTGGTCTTCCCTGACTCGAATTGCTCCCCAAATAGACCGAGACTAGTCCGCagactggagagaagagaaagcgGGGTCGACCACGCAAGACACCGGAGGAACCATCTAAATCGTCCGATGAACCAAAGCGCGGACGTGGACGTCCACGAAAAGTCCTCTCTGAAGCAGAAATCGCAGcagccgcggcggcggctgCATCGCCCGGGATCAAGCGAGGGCGTGGACGCCCTCGCAAGGAACCAGGTGAGCCagaccttttcttttgtgttTCGCATGGTTGTTTCGCATGGTCAGGATCAAGACACTAACAGGTCATGGTCTCTTTAGGCGCCACTGTAGCTCAACCATCCACAACACCCAAGAAGGATGGCCGCGGGCGCCCTCGCAAGGAATCCGGCAAGTCTCAATGAGAAATCAGTCTAGGTCGTTATACATGCGCTAATTTGAACTCGGCGACTAGCCGCAACAACCGATACACCCTCTACGGAACCTAAGAAGAAAGACGGCCGCGGCCGTCCACGCAAAAATCCAGGTGGGTGTTGGACCGGGACCTTTGCGCAAGCAGCAGACTACTCGGTACGGAACTGATCCAGTCTCTTTGCAAGCACTAGTAGCACCTCCATCCACGACTCCGAAAAGAGGTCGCGGACGTCCTCGCAAGAGCATACCCGCCGATGAACTTGCCGCAGACATGGAttccaagaacaagaagccattgggggaagaagggacAACACATGAGCCTGTTCGTGAAAGCACGCCTCTAGAAGATACCGGTCGCTCGTATTGGCTGATGAAGGCAGAGCCCGAATCTCGTCTAGAGAAGGGGGTCGATGTCAAGTTCTCGATCGATGATCTGGCTGCGGCGAAGGAACCGGAACCGTGGGATGGTGCGTCAGGCTGAGATGTCCCAAATTGTGCCGGAAGACAGTGACTAACCATTTACAGGCGTTCGGAACCCTGTTGGTAAGATCTGCGTCGAGTGAAATTCCTCGCTCTCGGGATCGTCTTGGCTAATGGACATCACCAGCCCGTAACATCATGAAAGAGATGAAGCAGGGAGACTATGCCTTTTTTTACCACTCCAACTGCAAAGTACCCGGGGTGGTTGGGATAATGGAGATTGTGGGAGAACATTCCATTGATGGTGCGTGTGGCCTTTTGTAGCAACAGCTGCCCCCCCTGGCCTTTGACACGCTACTGACCTGTCGGTTCTCGCAGAGTCTGCATTTGATCCCAAGCATCCATATTACGACGCCAAATCCATACGCTCTGCTCCCAAGTGGGTGGTAGTGCATGTGGAGTTCCGACGGAAATTTGACAACCCAGTGACTTTGGCCGATCTCAAACTTCATGCCCAGCCTGGCAAGGCACTGGAAAACCTCCAGACTTTGAAGCAATCCCGACTGAGTGTCTCTTCGGTCACTCCAGCACAGTGGAAGTATATTCTCGAATTGGCGGGAGTAGACGTTCGAACCAATGTTTAGGAGCCCCGCATTTGCGTGGGGATCAGAGAGCGATGGCCGCGCTAATTggggctttttctttctaccTTTTGACGTAGCTTGTTGATatttgtatttttttttcttctgggcGAGGATGGCGGGCGTATTGAATGATTATCCTCTTTGTCCAACTCGTCTTCCATCTGGCCTGGCAATTGGGACCGCCATGCACACTCCACCTCCAGATTGTAAATTTCTCACATTTTTGCTTACAACCCTGATGCAGACCTCGGGATTGGCATACGTTCACATCATTGCAGATCCCCTTCATCCCGGCGGGCACGAGTCGCGTAGCCGTATGTTCCGCGTATATACGCGATTCCAATTCAATAGGCCCTGC
The nucleotide sequence above comes from Penicillium oxalicum strain HP7-1 chromosome II, whole genome shotgun sequence. Encoded proteins:
- a CDS encoding Peroxiredoxin PRX1; this encodes MAAERAPLRLGSTAPNFDAETSNGPINFHNFIGDKWTILFSHPDDFTPICTTELGAFAKLEPEFTARGVQLIGLSANHVESHHRWIKDIDEVTGSQLKFPIISDPERKVAYLYDMVDYQDTTNVDSKGMALTIRSVFIIDPAKKIRLIMTYPASTGRNTAEVLRVIDALQTTEKHGVTTPINWLPGDDVVIPPPVSTADAKAKFGEIREVKPYLRFTKDPNH
- a CDS encoding Thymocyte nuclear protein 1; protein product: MSDDDTGSPSKQIQKDMSGSFVSKKDTPVTETSPQTGEKRKRGRPRKTPEEPSKSSDEPKRGRGRPRKVLSEAEIAAAAAAAASPGIKRGRGRPRKEPAATTDTPSTEPKKKDGRGRPRKNPVSLQALVAPPSTTPKRGRGRPRKSIPADELAADMDSKNKKPLGEEGTTHEPVRESTPLEDTGRSYWLMKAEPESRLEKGVDVKFSIDDLAAAKEPEPWDGVRNPVARNIMKEMKQGDYAFFYHSNCKVPGVVGIMEIVGEHSIDESAFDPKHPYYDAKSIRSAPKWVVVHVEFRRKFDNPVTLADLKLHAQPGKALENLQTLKQSRLSVSSVTPAQWKYILELAGVDVRTNV